The proteins below come from a single Tenuifilum thalassicum genomic window:
- the ygeW gene encoding knotted carbamoyltransferase YgeW codes for MDLIKLTEELGSYKSDLHGKDFLLTWEKSEDDLKAILHVATILKEMRQQNISPRIFDSGLAISNFRDKSTRTRFSFASAANLLGLAVQELDEEKSQISHGETVRETANMISFLSDFIGIRDDMFLGEGNKYMRQVGQALDEGYASGVLPVRPGIVNLQCDMDHPTQSMADLLHLVNEFGSLEALKGKKIVMSWAYSPSYGKPLSVPQGIIALMTRFGMNVELAYPEGYDLIPEIVNVAKSNATQSGGSFKVSHSMTEAMRDADIVYPKSWAPFHIMQQRTQLLMNGDKNGLKELEQVCLANNAKYKDWEYNEQVRKLTKNADALYMHCLPADISGESCVEGEVSKETFERYRIKTYIEAGYKPYIIAAMMLTNRFSNPAEILKKIIETNARRVL; via the coding sequence ATGGATTTAATCAAATTGACTGAAGAGCTTGGAAGCTATAAATCCGATTTACATGGAAAGGATTTTTTGCTAACATGGGAAAAGTCCGAAGATGACCTTAAGGCTATTTTACATGTTGCCACAATACTAAAGGAGATGCGTCAACAAAATATTTCGCCCCGCATCTTCGATTCTGGTCTGGCAATTTCGAACTTTAGGGATAAGTCAACCCGAACGCGTTTCTCATTCGCTTCGGCTGCAAACCTATTAGGACTAGCTGTACAGGAACTTGACGAGGAGAAATCACAGATCTCTCACGGTGAAACCGTTCGCGAAACCGCAAACATGATTTCGTTCCTTTCCGATTTTATCGGTATTCGTGACGATATGTTCCTGGGTGAGGGGAATAAGTACATGCGCCAGGTTGGACAAGCGCTCGACGAGGGATATGCAAGTGGTGTTCTGCCAGTAAGGCCTGGCATTGTTAACCTACAATGCGATATGGACCATCCAACCCAATCGATGGCCGACCTCTTGCATCTTGTTAACGAGTTTGGCTCGCTCGAAGCGTTAAAGGGGAAAAAGATAGTGATGAGCTGGGCCTACTCACCAAGCTATGGAAAACCCTTATCGGTTCCTCAGGGGATTATTGCTCTTATGACCCGCTTTGGCATGAATGTGGAGCTTGCCTACCCCGAGGGTTACGACCTTATTCCCGAGATTGTTAATGTGGCAAAAAGCAATGCTACTCAAAGCGGTGGTAGCTTTAAGGTTAGCCACAGCATGACCGAGGCTATGCGTGATGCCGATATTGTGTACCCCAAAAGTTGGGCCCCTTTCCATATCATGCAGCAACGTACCCAGCTACTTATGAACGGCGATAAAAATGGCCTTAAGGAGTTAGAACAGGTCTGCCTTGCAAACAATGCCAAGTATAAGGACTGGGAGTACAATGAGCAGGTACGGAAGCTAACAAAAAATGCCGATGCCCTTTACATGCACTGCCTTCCTGCCGATATTTCTGGAGAGTCATGCGTTGAAGGTGAGGTGAGCAAGGAAACATTTGAAAGGTATAGGATTAAAACTTATATCGAAGCCGGCTATAAGCCATATATTATTGCTGCAATGATGCTTACAAATAGGTTTAGCAATCCTGCTGAAATCCTTAAAAAGATTATCGAAACAAATGCCCGAAGGGTTTTGTAA
- the xdh gene encoding selenium-dependent xanthine dehydrogenase, with amino-acid sequence MVKFNINGKEVEYNGDLNRSLLDYLRNDLHLTAAKDGCSGQGVCGACSIEIDGSIKMACRIKMADINGSTIYTLEGLPDNFREVISNHFAQKGAVQCGFCSPGMIMRARGLWLSNRSATRNDIIRAITPNLCRCTGYVKIVDAIQSAFDELNGKQVDTQKHEAKIGDRYPKYQAIETALGIRPFVDDMFVDGMLFGALRFSDHPKAKVVKVDISKALKVDGVVKVLTASDIPGDRYIGLIFQDWPVMIAEGEVTHYIGDVIASVVATSEKAAREAALLIDIEYEIYKPVTDMHEAAKPNSPQVHSNQSNVLETCTIKFGDIDKAFAEAAYVSSDIYETQRIEHAFLETEAALALPNKDGVKIYSQGQGVYVDRKQVAKILNLPEEKVHVIQVQNGGGFGGKEDLTVQGHAALMSFITKMPVKLHLTRDESIRMHPKRHPVWMKMSLACDSKGKFTALKLEAIGDTGAYASVGTKVMERVVGHATGGYTVPSVDISAKTVYTNNIPCGAMRGFGVPQVIFAMESCIDDLCRQGGFDRWQIRYDNALEDGAKTATGQELQGVGLKKTLLAVKEQFQSAKYAGIACGLKNTGVGNGMVDDSEVIIRIVSSNKVEVHHGWTEMGQGVHTMAIQTLHQETGINPKIIDVIVDTTAGIPTGMTTSSRATALVANAIINASSELKKDLSQGTLEQLVGRTYRGKFVCDWTCKPGAKTDKPVIHFAYGYATQVAILNDEGKLAKVIAAHDAGKIMNQMLFEGQIEGAVHMGMGYALTEDLPMKDGFPVSFKFKDIGIIRANQMPEVEVIGIEEPDPIGPYGAKGIGEIGMVPTAAAIANALWAYDGTKRTRLPMMRKEIKK; translated from the coding sequence ATGGTAAAGTTCAATATAAACGGTAAAGAGGTTGAGTATAATGGCGATTTAAATCGCTCGCTACTCGATTATTTAAGAAACGACTTACACCTAACTGCAGCCAAGGATGGTTGCTCCGGTCAAGGTGTTTGCGGTGCATGCTCCATTGAAATTGATGGTAGCATTAAGATGGCCTGTCGAATAAAAATGGCCGACATTAACGGCTCAACCATATATACACTAGAGGGTTTACCCGATAATTTCAGGGAAGTAATTTCAAACCATTTTGCCCAAAAGGGGGCAGTGCAATGCGGATTTTGTTCGCCAGGTATGATAATGAGAGCCCGCGGTCTTTGGCTTTCAAACAGGAGCGCAACCCGCAATGATATTATTCGTGCAATTACTCCAAACCTTTGCCGTTGCACGGGATATGTAAAAATTGTTGATGCCATACAGAGCGCATTCGATGAGCTAAACGGAAAGCAAGTTGACACCCAAAAGCACGAAGCCAAAATTGGAGACCGATATCCAAAATACCAGGCTATTGAGACAGCGCTTGGAATTAGGCCATTTGTTGATGATATGTTTGTCGATGGAATGCTTTTTGGCGCGCTGCGTTTTTCTGACCATCCTAAGGCTAAGGTTGTTAAAGTAGATATTTCAAAAGCGCTAAAGGTTGATGGTGTTGTTAAAGTCCTAACTGCAAGTGACATTCCCGGCGACCGATACATTGGTCTGATTTTTCAGGATTGGCCGGTGATGATTGCTGAGGGCGAGGTTACCCACTACATTGGTGACGTTATTGCATCGGTTGTAGCTACTTCTGAAAAGGCTGCCCGAGAAGCTGCACTGCTCATCGATATAGAATATGAGATTTACAAGCCCGTAACCGATATGCACGAAGCAGCAAAGCCAAACTCCCCCCAGGTACATTCCAACCAATCGAACGTTCTGGAGACTTGCACCATTAAATTTGGTGATATTGATAAGGCCTTTGCTGAGGCCGCTTACGTTTCATCGGATATCTACGAAACGCAAAGAATTGAACATGCATTTCTTGAAACAGAGGCCGCCCTTGCCCTACCAAACAAAGACGGAGTAAAGATTTATAGTCAAGGTCAAGGTGTATATGTAGATAGAAAGCAGGTAGCCAAAATACTCAACCTACCCGAAGAAAAGGTGCATGTTATACAGGTTCAAAATGGCGGTGGTTTTGGAGGGAAGGAAGACCTTACTGTTCAGGGCCATGCTGCGCTTATGAGCTTCATTACAAAAATGCCAGTAAAGCTTCATCTAACTCGCGACGAAAGCATTAGAATGCACCCCAAAAGGCATCCTGTGTGGATGAAAATGAGTTTGGCCTGTGATTCAAAAGGGAAGTTTACCGCACTCAAGCTCGAAGCAATAGGCGATACTGGAGCATATGCATCGGTTGGAACTAAGGTAATGGAGCGCGTTGTGGGGCATGCTACTGGTGGTTACACCGTGCCTTCGGTTGATATATCGGCCAAAACGGTTTACACTAACAATATCCCCTGTGGTGCCATGCGTGGCTTTGGTGTGCCACAAGTCATTTTTGCCATGGAGAGTTGTATTGATGACCTTTGCCGACAAGGTGGATTTGACCGCTGGCAAATACGCTACGATAACGCCCTTGAGGATGGTGCAAAAACAGCAACTGGTCAGGAACTACAGGGAGTTGGGCTCAAGAAAACCCTTTTAGCAGTAAAAGAACAGTTCCAGTCGGCAAAATACGCAGGGATTGCCTGCGGGCTTAAAAATACCGGTGTAGGAAACGGTATGGTTGACGATAGCGAGGTAATCATTCGAATAGTTAGCTCAAACAAAGTTGAAGTGCACCATGGTTGGACCGAAATGGGACAAGGTGTGCATACCATGGCTATCCAAACCCTTCACCAGGAAACTGGTATTAACCCCAAGATTATTGATGTTATAGTCGATACTACAGCAGGCATACCTACGGGCATGACAACATCCTCAAGAGCAACAGCACTTGTGGCAAATGCTATTATCAACGCATCAAGCGAGCTAAAAAAAGACCTTTCCCAAGGTACCCTCGAACAGCTTGTAGGAAGAACCTACAGAGGTAAATTTGTCTGCGATTGGACTTGTAAACCAGGGGCAAAAACCGATAAACCGGTTATCCACTTCGCCTACGGCTACGCCACTCAGGTTGCCATACTCAACGATGAAGGCAAGCTAGCTAAGGTAATTGCAGCCCATGATGCTGGTAAAATCATGAATCAAATGCTTTTTGAGGGGCAAATTGAAGGGGCTGTTCACATGGGAATGGGATATGCCCTAACCGAGGATTTACCCATGAAAGATGGATTCCCCGTTAGCTTTAAGTTTAAAGATATTGGCATAATTAGAGCCAACCAAATGCCCGAGGTTGAAGTAATTGGTATTGAAGAGCCCGACCCAATTGGCCCATATGGCGCTAAAGGTATTGGTGAAATAGGAATGGTTCCAACTGCAGCTGCTATCGCAAACGCCCTATGGGCCTACGATGGCACAAAAAGAACCCGCCTGCCAATGATGCGAAAAGAAATCAAAAAGTAA
- a CDS encoding amidohydrolase family protein has product MILLKNANYIDFETLEIRNVDILVNNGTVDLFEANTFKNEVDEIIDCTNKYVTHSFVVGHHHAYSALARGMGAPKKSPENFYEILKYIWWTLDKCLTPEMVEYSGLVTAMACAKAGATFVIDHHASPFAIDGSLEILAKSFEKVGVSHLLCYEVSDRDGVEIARKGLDETNSYLKNHQGLVGLHASFTLSDRTLKEASQIMQKHSSGVHIHVAEDKHDQDSCMENYGTTVVERLKDFGFLDSSKSILVHCLHLSDKERKMIGESPCWIAQNTDSNLNNNVGYFSSKNLGSNIMLGTDGMHSDMIRSMQSAYFVGQNFDPMSPALAYQRLRNAHRYISQNGFKGDGPDNLIVLNYDSPTPVTKENVTGHFIYGLNQSHIEHVISNGKLIVKNRKLVTVDEEVILKESSKLAVKLWDKMDKNDS; this is encoded by the coding sequence ATGATATTGCTTAAAAACGCTAACTATATAGATTTTGAGACTTTAGAAATTAGAAATGTCGATATTCTAGTAAATAATGGCACTGTTGACCTCTTTGAAGCCAACACATTCAAGAATGAGGTAGACGAAATTATAGATTGTACCAATAAATACGTAACACACTCATTTGTGGTAGGTCACCATCATGCCTACTCTGCTTTGGCCCGTGGAATGGGCGCGCCTAAAAAATCACCTGAGAACTTCTACGAAATCCTTAAATACATTTGGTGGACTCTTGACAAATGCCTTACTCCCGAAATGGTTGAGTACAGCGGATTGGTAACCGCCATGGCTTGTGCCAAGGCAGGTGCAACTTTTGTTATCGACCACCATGCCTCGCCTTTTGCTATTGATGGTTCCCTTGAGATTCTGGCAAAATCGTTTGAGAAGGTTGGAGTGTCGCATCTGCTTTGCTATGAGGTAAGCGACCGCGACGGAGTCGAGATTGCCCGAAAAGGCTTAGACGAAACCAATAGCTACCTGAAAAACCATCAGGGATTGGTAGGATTACATGCATCATTTACATTAAGCGACAGAACGCTAAAAGAGGCTTCACAAATCATGCAAAAGCATAGCTCTGGCGTTCACATTCATGTTGCAGAAGATAAGCACGACCAGGATAGCTGCATGGAAAACTATGGAACTACTGTTGTTGAAAGGCTTAAGGACTTCGGTTTTCTTGATTCTAGCAAATCGATTCTTGTACACTGCCTTCACCTTTCCGATAAGGAACGCAAAATGATTGGCGAATCACCATGTTGGATAGCTCAAAACACCGATAGCAATCTTAATAATAATGTGGGCTACTTTAGCAGCAAAAACCTTGGATCAAATATCATGCTTGGAACCGATGGTATGCATAGCGATATGATTCGCAGCATGCAATCGGCCTACTTTGTTGGTCAGAATTTCGACCCCATGAGTCCTGCTCTGGCTTACCAGCGATTAAGAAATGCACATCGATATATCTCACAAAATGGTTTTAAAGGCGATGGCCCCGACAACCTTATCGTCCTAAACTACGACTCCCCTACTCCTGTAACAAAAGAAAATGTCACTGGACACTTTATCTATGGATTGAATCAAAGCCATATCGAACATGTTATTTCAAATGGAAAGCTAATTGTTAAAAACAGAAAGCTGGTAACGGTTGACGAAGAGGTTATACTTAAAGAATCGAGCAAATTAGCAGTTAAGCTTTGGGACAAAATGGATAAGAATGATAGTTAA
- the hydA gene encoding dihydropyrimidinase — translation MSILIKNGRIITSVTDKVSDIYIEGDKIKAIGKNLDVKSELVIDADGLFVFPGGIDPHVHMHLPTPAGFSADDFHSGSIAALYGGTTTLIDFVTPQRGQSMVEALKLRIEEAKDSLADYSFHVSPVEWNKKIGNEIEECIGMGFPSFKIYMAYKNSIGIDDNALYHVMHAVAKHGGIVLAHCEKGDEIEQLRNSFYEQGNTSPKYHALSRPSHLEALAVRRAIDLADQTQCPLYIVHVSASESVKHIIQAQKSEQPLYAETCPQYLLLNESVYEMEFTNAAKFVMSPPIRSEKDNHTLWQAIANGNISSVGTDHCPFTMEQKMQGKDDFRKIPNGAGGVEHRLGLLYTYGVAAGKISLKKMVDVFSTQPAKLFGLYPKKGEIAVGSDADIVIWNPSKSSKISAKSHHSNTDISAWEGFNIKGEPTHVIKGGAIAIENGKLAPNIEKGNLLKRQTTGRSHYFKYLHTPGSNNCGRV, via the coding sequence GTGAGCATTCTCATAAAAAACGGCAGGATAATTACATCGGTTACCGATAAAGTTTCCGACATTTACATTGAAGGTGATAAAATCAAAGCCATTGGCAAAAATCTTGACGTAAAATCTGAACTGGTTATTGACGCCGATGGTCTGTTCGTTTTTCCTGGAGGTATCGACCCTCATGTTCACATGCATCTTCCAACCCCTGCAGGTTTTTCAGCCGACGACTTCCACTCAGGAAGTATTGCTGCCCTTTATGGCGGGACAACCACACTTATCGATTTTGTAACGCCCCAAAGGGGCCAGTCGATGGTTGAAGCCCTTAAACTACGCATTGAAGAGGCTAAAGATTCCCTTGCTGATTACTCGTTCCATGTTAGCCCTGTTGAATGGAATAAAAAAATTGGGAATGAAATAGAGGAATGCATCGGTATGGGATTCCCTTCGTTCAAGATTTACATGGCCTATAAGAATAGCATAGGCATCGACGATAATGCTCTATACCATGTTATGCATGCAGTAGCAAAGCATGGTGGGATTGTTTTGGCACACTGTGAAAAAGGCGACGAGATAGAGCAACTAAGAAATAGCTTTTACGAACAAGGAAATACCTCGCCAAAATACCATGCGTTATCTCGTCCATCGCATTTAGAGGCCTTAGCGGTAAGGCGTGCTATTGACCTTGCCGACCAAACGCAATGCCCCCTCTATATTGTTCATGTTTCGGCTTCGGAATCTGTCAAGCACATCATTCAAGCACAAAAAAGCGAACAGCCCCTTTATGCCGAAACCTGCCCACAATACCTGCTCCTAAATGAGTCGGTTTACGAAATGGAGTTTACCAATGCCGCAAAGTTTGTTATGAGTCCACCGATACGTTCAGAAAAGGATAACCATACCTTATGGCAAGCAATTGCTAACGGAAACATATCTTCAGTTGGAACCGACCATTGCCCTTTCACTATGGAACAAAAGATGCAGGGCAAGGATGACTTCCGAAAAATACCAAATGGTGCTGGCGGTGTTGAACATAGACTTGGACTTCTGTACACATACGGAGTTGCTGCTGGAAAAATCAGCCTAAAAAAGATGGTAGATGTTTTTTCTACTCAACCAGCAAAACTTTTTGGATTATACCCCAAGAAAGGTGAAATAGCAGTTGGTTCAGATGCAGATATTGTTATTTGGAATCCAAGCAAGTCATCTAAAATATCTGCAAAAAGCCATCATTCAAATACTGATATTAGTGCATGGGAAGGTTTCAACATTAAAGGGGAGCCTACTCATGTTATAAAAGGCGGAGCCATTGCCATTGAAAATGGCAAACTTGCTCCAAATATCGAAAAAGGAAACCTACTTAAAAGACAAACAACTGGCAGGAGTCATTACTTTAAATATTTACATACACCTGGCTCAAATAACTGCGGAAGAGTATAA